The Cytobacillus oceanisediminis genomic interval GCTGTGCATCTGTAACAGAACAGCTAATGACTGTGCACCTTGAGTTACTAAAAAATTCTCCTCGGATATTTTCTTTAACAAAACCGCCTATGAATGGATTTTTCGCCGTTTTTCTGCCAAAACTGTAAACTTCTTTTAATTCAGGATCAAGTGAGATAGAAGCATGATTATACGGCTTTTTTGTGTAAAGCTTAATAAGCCGGGTAAATAACGTTCCAGTATCCGTAAGGAGTATATAGATTTTTTGATTAGACATAACATATCTCCTTATCAAAATATGATTATATTTTTATAATAAAGATACACGGTCTCTAGATTAAGAAGCCTGCGCTGTATATGCTTATAGGACTTGAGACTTAAGGTTATTAATTTTCAAAGATAAAAATATATTTAGATGTAGGAAAATGAAGTGAATGCCTAGAACTTTATGCAGTGAGCATGAAAATGGAGGGTGAGTTTCTTGGAACAGACTATTTTTAACCATATGGAAACAGTGCGGGGCATAACTGAAAAATCGATCATACGTATTCCAGAAGAAATTTCTGATATCATTCCCGAAGGGTTCAACAATAGTATCCGCTGGAATTTCGGTCACATTGCATTTGTACAGGAAAAGCTGGTCTTTGGAATATCAGGTGAAGAAATGAACGTCCCGATGAACTATGAACGGTTATTTGGCGCCGGAACAAAGCCTGCCGATTGGACCGATACACCGCCTTCATTCAAGGAAATTGCATCTGTCTTATCCGAACAAAAACCCAGAATAAAGACATTTCTTCATGGTCGTCTTCACCAAAAACTGCCCAGCCCATATACAAATCGCGGTGGAATAACTTTTCACACAACTGGAGAGGCATTTCTATTTGGCTTTTATCATGAAG includes:
- a CDS encoding DinB family protein — translated: MEQTIFNHMETVRGITEKSIIRIPEEISDIIPEGFNNSIRWNFGHIAFVQEKLVFGISGEEMNVPMNYERLFGAGTKPADWTDTPPSFKEIASVLSEQKPRIKTFLHGRLHQKLPSPYTNRGGITFHTTGEAFLFGFYHEAMHMETIKRIYRSISPI